The Planktothrix tepida PCC 9214 genome window below encodes:
- the gntT gene encoding guanitoxin biosynthesis MATE family efflux transporter GntT gives MNITLPNRYDFLSRFFRLAFINVLSNIMEPLAGTISLAFLGHLTEIHHLAGVTLSTTLFNFTYFIVNFLRMGTTGVTAQAVGRDDTEDMLLVGLRNALIGLGIGGLLLLLQYPLQQLWFGLMSVTPEVKASGIDYFNARIWGAPAVVVNFVLIGWFLGREMSGFVLLMTLVGNAANVVFDYLFIVRWDWASTGAGLSQAISQYLVLVVGIILASLNIEWKEARSAARKFWDASAFKATFTLNGNLFIRSSANMFVATFFTALSSAMGTTILAENALLLQVIMLSSYFFEGIGFATETLGGNFKGKQTIDRLLPLLQVAVSTSLLAALICSGVSILFPNTVFGLLTNHSEVKELVKIYVSWLLSRLGFSSIAMILDGYFAGLAQGHFIRNATLSGAMFGFAPLAVMAWHYQSNHLLWLALSMFAAIRVVVLAVQVSATLKDEPLVVAEQLPDSRIG, from the coding sequence ATGAACATAACACTCCCAAATAGGTACGACTTCCTTTCTCGCTTCTTTAGACTAGCTTTCATCAATGTCCTGTCCAATATTATGGAGCCTCTGGCTGGGACAATCAGCTTAGCGTTCCTGGGCCATCTAACCGAAATCCATCACTTAGCAGGGGTTACTCTCTCTACCACTCTGTTTAACTTCACCTATTTCATTGTGAACTTTTTACGCATGGGAACCACTGGAGTGACAGCGCAAGCGGTGGGACGGGATGACACCGAAGATATGCTGCTGGTGGGACTGCGTAATGCTTTAATCGGACTGGGTATAGGCGGACTGCTTCTGTTGTTGCAATATCCTCTGCAACAGTTGTGGTTTGGTCTAATGAGCGTGACTCCAGAGGTTAAGGCTTCAGGTATTGACTATTTCAATGCCCGAATTTGGGGAGCGCCTGCGGTTGTCGTCAATTTTGTTCTGATTGGGTGGTTTCTCGGACGAGAAATGAGTGGCTTTGTGTTGCTGATGACCCTAGTAGGCAATGCGGCTAATGTTGTGTTCGACTACCTGTTTATTGTCCGTTGGGACTGGGCAAGCACGGGGGCGGGACTGTCTCAGGCAATTAGCCAGTATCTGGTGTTAGTGGTAGGCATAATTTTGGCGAGTCTCAATATCGAGTGGAAGGAAGCTCGAAGTGCAGCCAGAAAGTTTTGGGATGCCAGCGCATTTAAAGCGACTTTTACCCTGAACGGCAACCTCTTTATCAGGTCTTCGGCTAATATGTTCGTCGCCACCTTTTTCACGGCTCTAAGTTCTGCAATGGGGACAACTATCCTGGCTGAAAATGCCTTACTCTTACAAGTAATAATGCTTTCCAGTTACTTTTTTGAAGGAATAGGATTTGCTACCGAGACTTTGGGTGGAAATTTTAAAGGCAAACAAACAATAGATCGATTGTTGCCCCTATTGCAGGTGGCAGTCTCAACCAGCCTACTGGCGGCATTAATTTGTTCTGGAGTGTCTATCCTGTTCCCGAATACAGTCTTTGGGTTATTAACCAATCATAGTGAAGTGAAGGAACTTGTTAAAATCTATGTTTCTTGGCTACTCTCCAGACTGGGATTTAGTTCAATTGCTATGATACTGGATGGATACTTTGCTGGTTTAGCCCAAGGGCATTTTATACGTAACGCTACTTTAAGCGGAGCAATGTTTGGATTTGCGCCCTTAGCAGTCATGGCATGGCATTATCAGAGCAATCATCTCTTATGGTTGGCTCTATCAATGTTCGCAGCAATAAGAGTGGTAGTGCTTGCGGTGCAGGTGTCCGCAACATTGAAAGATGAACCTCTGGTTGTCGCCGAGCAACTGCCTGATTCACGCATAGGTTGA